From a single Miscanthus floridulus cultivar M001 chromosome 8, ASM1932011v1, whole genome shotgun sequence genomic region:
- the LOC136477888 gene encoding scarecrow-like protein 27, whose translation MRAALFGAQRNGAADLVGGEKTLFWQEGKAKALLEPRFVLDCTRSPSPNNSTSTLSSSLGGGAADSAGVAVVSDAAEATKWGAPGEHGGGGKEDWAGGCELPPIPTGLDMGIGGGGDSWDAMLGLGNAAAAGQDQTFLNWITGAAGDLDQPGPPLPVYQQPLLDNVGFGFPAADPLGFSLDPHLGGVASDMSSPGAVSHATNSGGGGNNKASSAFGLFSSESASLQPPPPPPVLFHEGIDTKPPLLGAQPPGLLHQYQHQPPPATTFFMPIPSFPDHNQQSPLVQPPPKRHQSIDLARNRLLPPPAGQGHAFPPLNGPAPFQLQPSPPPPHGAMKATAAEAAQQQLLDELAAAAKAAEVGNSIGAREILARLNHQLPPLGKPFLRSASYLKEALLLALAEGHHGGCHLTSPLDVALKLAAYKTFSDHSPVLQFTNFTATQALLDEIVGSTSSCIHVIDFDLGVGGQWASFLQELAHRRGAGGAALPFVKLTAFVSAASHHPLELRLARDNIAQFAADLGIPFEFSAISADMINPAELISATGDEVVAVVLPAGCSARAPPLPAILRLVKQLAPKIVIAIDHGADRADLPFSQHFLNCFRSCMFLLDSLDAAGIDADSAGKIERFLIQPRIEDLVLGRGKVDKPIAWRSAFAAAGFTPVPPSNLAEAQADCLLKRVQVRGFHVEKCGVGLTLYWQRGELVTVAAWRC comes from the coding sequence ATGAGGGCGGCGCTGTTCGGTGCCCAGCGGAACGGGGCTGCGGACCTCGTCGGAGGCGAGAAGACGCTGTTCTGGCAGGAGGGGAAGGCGAAGGCGCTGCTGGAGCCGAGGTTCGTGCTGGACTGCACGCGGAGCCCCAGCCCCAACAACTCAACATCGACGCTGTCGTCGTCCCTGGGCGGCGGCGCTGCGGACTCGGCCGGCGTGGCGGTGGTTTCGGACGCCGCCGAAGCCACCAAATGGGGAGCCCCCGgcgagcacggcggcggcgggaagGAGGACTGGGCCGGCGGCTGTGAGCTGCCGCCGATTCCCACCGGCCTCGACATGgggatcggcggcggcggcgacagctGGGACGCCATGCTCGGGCTCGGCAACGCCGCTGCGGCGGGGCAGGACCAGACGTTCTTGAACTGGATCACTGGGGCCGCCGGCGACCTGGATCAGCCAGGGCCGCCGCTCCCCGTGTACCAGCAGCCGCTCCTTGACAATGTGGGGTTCGGGTTCCCGGCGGCGGACCCCCTGGGTTTCTCGCTCGATCCCCACCTCGGCGGCGTTGCCTCGGACATGTCGTCCCCTGGTGCGGTGTCGCACGCTACCAACAGCGGAGGCGGTGGCAACAACAAGGCGTCCTCGGCCTTCGGCCTCTTCTCATCGGAGTCTGCTTCcctccagccgccgccgccgcctccggtgCTGTTCCACGAAGGTATCGACACAAAGCCCCCTCTTCTTGGTGCGCAGCCGCCCGGCCTCCTCCACCAGTACCAGCACCAGCCGCCCCCAGCCACAACCTTCTTCATGCCCATCCCCTCCTTCCCCGACCACAATCAGCAGTCGCCACTCGTCCAACCACCGCCCAAACGTCATCAATCCATAGATCTCGCCCGGAACCGGCTTCTGCCGCCGCCGGCGGGGCAAGGTCATGCCTTTCCACCACTAAATGGCCCTGCTCCATTCCAGCTCCAGCCTTCGCCACCACCGCCCCACGGGGCGATGAAGGCGACGGCTGCGGAGGCGGCGCAGCAGCAGTTGCTGGAcgagctggcggcggcggcaaaGGCCGCCGAAGTTGGCAATTCCATTGGCGCGCGAGAGATATTGgcgcggctcaatcaccagcttcCCCCGCTCGGGAAGCCGTTCCTCCGCTCCGCCTCCTACCTCAAGGAGGCCCTCCTCCTCGCGCTCGCCGAAGGCCACCACGGCGGCTGCCACCTCACATCACCACTCGACGTTGCCCTCAAGCTCGCAGCCTACAAGACTTTCTCTGACCACTCGCCCGTGCTCCAGTTCACCAACTTCACCGCAACGCAGGCGCTTCTTGACGAAATTGTCGGCAGCACATCGTCCTGCATCCATGTCATCGATTTTGATCTTGGTGTTGGAGGCCAGTGGGCTTCGTTCTTGCAGGAGCTTGCACACCGCCGTGGCGCAGGTGGTGCAGCTCTGCCGTTCGTCAAGCTCACTGCCTTTGTATCGGCTGCTTCCCACCATCCACTGGAGCTGCGTCTTGCGCGTGACAACATTGCACAGTTTGCTGCAGACCTTGGAATTCCCTTTGAGTTCAGTGCAATCAGTGCTGATATGATCAACCCTGCAGAGCTCATTTCTGCCACTGGTGATGAAGTTGTAGCTGTTGTCCTCCCGGCTGGTTGCTCTGCTCGTGCACCACCACTGCCAGCGATCCTTCGGTTGGTGAAACAGCTGGCTCCTAAGATTGTGATAGCCATAGACCATGGCGCTGATCGTGCTGATCTTCCGTTCTCACAGCACTTCTTGAATTGCTTTCGGTCTTGCATGTTCCTCCTTGATTCGCTTGATGCTGCTGGCATTGATGCTGATTCTGCTGGCAAGATTGAGAGGTTCCTGATTCAGCCAAGAATTGAGGATTTGGTGCTTGGGCGGGGCAAGGTTGACAAGCCAATTGCATGGAGAAGTGCATTTGCAGCTGCTGGGTTCACGCCTGTTCCACCCAGCAATTTGGCGGAGGCACAGGCCGACTGCCTCCTGAAGCGGGTGCAGGTCCGTGGTTTCCATGTGGAGAAATGTGGGGTCGGGCTCACACTATACTGGCAGCGTGGCGAGCttgtcactgtagcagcatggcggTGCTGA